In one window of Temnothorax longispinosus isolate EJ_2023e chromosome 11, Tlon_JGU_v1, whole genome shotgun sequence DNA:
- the LOC139822490 gene encoding uncharacterized protein, protein MALARGSCNNMEQELLEQSTLLNSREDFAAWEERCDEFIESLEEQSRIKRPRLSIDQSSIGLKQSLVACIAKLEGLKDSVRQRFVHVGAGYSACETGLRWREIDTAFESRILTGAVINSKHIDPRQFLKDAGEIVLDRVQNVMQRHDNVKINTVFNGEFVAGDKRANKSIATRNYEVFRESDLHEWYKRHVIEPTLAKLEEFQERDSGWALSRILNLMVNVNKYNPLHAGCFVEIPQEIKKKKAVINVQSMDNACFAWSVVAALYPVEEHADRKSSYPHYTSVLDLTDIEFPMTLDQIKRFENHNNISINVYSIEKKNKKLAILPIRVTDRKMDRHVNLLYVHNDNVGHFAWIKNLSRLVSSQINKHGHTKYICDR, encoded by the coding sequence ATGGCGTTAGCAAGAGGATCGTGCAATAACATGGAGCAGGAGTTGTTGGAGCAATCCACCCTGTTAAATTCGAGGGAAGACTTTGCCGCGTGGGAGGAACGATGCGACGAGTTTATCGAATCGTTGGAAGAACAAAGCCGAATTAAACGGCCACGATTATCAATCGATCAGTCATCGATCGGTCTCAAACAGTCATTGGTCGCTTGTATCGCAAAACTCGAAGGTTTGAAAGACTCGGTACGTCAACGTTTCGTACATGTGGGTGCTGGATACAGTGCGTGTGAGACAGGACTCAGATGGCGCGAGATAGATACGGCTTTTGAAAGCCGTATATTGACTGGTGCGGTAATAAATTCCAAACACATCGACCCTCGTCAATTTCTCAAAGATGCGGGAGAAATTGTACTCGATCGTGTGCAGAACGTCATGCAACGACatgacaatgtaaaaattaacacagtgtttaatggtgaatttgttgcgggtgacaaacgcgcgaataaaagtatCGCAACGAGAAACTATGAAGTCTTTCGTGAGTCCGATCTGCACGAGTGGTACAAGAGACACGTCATCGAGCCTACCTTAGCAAAGCTGGAGGAATTCCAGGAACGTGATAgcggatgggcgttgtcgcgtatactcaatTTAATGGTAAACGTGAACAAATACAATCCGTTGCACGCGGGGTGTTTTGTGGAAATaccgcaagaaattaaaaagaagaaggcggtGATAAACGTGCAATCAATGGACAATGCATGTTTCGCATGGTCAGTGGTGGCTGCTCTGTATCCAGTTGAGGAACACGCAGATCGGAAATCGTCGTATCCTCATTACACGTCGGTGCTAGATCTTACGGACATTGAGTTTCCAATGACGTTAGATCAAATTAAACGGTTTGAAAATCATAACAACATCTCCATCAACGTGTACagcatcgagaaaaaaaacaagaaacttGCTATCTTGCCAATACGTGTTACTGACCGAAAGATGGACAGACACGTAAATCTGCTGTACGTGCATAACGACAACGTGGGACATTTTGCATGGATCAAGAACCTATCCCGCCTCGTGAGCtcgcaaattaataaacatggaCACACAAAGTACATTTGCGATCGGTAA
- the LOC139822239 gene encoding uncharacterized protein codes for MFLTKISHLTYMWIVVAVTMQQPYIGAIFARFAVLGMYKWSTRILERSREFDTVRVRRKQPPDTMNIHGANYYVPIQDETCEKQHNDFDKPRYTPRILGRRFALTSTAYKFLDVGINAGPMSSVDILIGDNRGNRIILLYATWVAFIEKRADIQRIVQSSAPSSLTFRDLELVKIRDADIVKLTSCGTSLYMKPSTVLFLFELEHCVENVYFQLCQNVHGVSEKFKQFVTILRQNCITDKCNAVTILHDVYDKNSIIDCELLAYALDTIVYNALHDK; via the exons ATGTTCTTGACAAAGATATCACATTTAACGTATATGTGGATTGTGGTGGCAGTCACCATGCAGCAGCCGTACATTGGCGctatttttgcaagatttgcAGTTTTGGGTATGTATAAATGGTCTACGAGGATTCTAGAGCGCAGTCGAGAGTTCGATACGGTTCGAGTACGTCGCAAACAGCCTCCAGATACGATGAACATTCACGGTGCGAACTACTACGTTCCGATTCAGGACGAAACGTGCGAGAAACAGCACAATGA ttttgataAACCCCGCTACACGCCACGTATTTTGGGAAGAAGATTTGCCTTGACATCAACagcgtataaatttttggatgttgGAATCAACGCGGGACCTATGTCCTCTGTGGATATACTTATTGGCGATAACCGAGGCAATCGGATAATTCTGCTATATGCAACGTGGGTGGCATTCATCGAAAAACGTGCAGATATACAGCGCATCGTGCAGTCATCGGCACCATCATCGCTAACGTTTCGAGATCTGGAACTTGTTAAAATACGTGacgcagatattgtaaaattgacgtCGTGCGGCACCAGCTTGTACATGAAACCGTCAACTGTACTCTTTCTGTTCGAACTAGAACATTGTGTCgagaatgtgtattttcaactatgtcaaaatgttcacggcgtaagtgaaaaattcaaacagtttgtaacaattttacgtcaaaattgtatcactgataaatgtaacgcAGTTACAATCTTGCATGacgtttatgataaaaattcgattattgattgcgaattattagcctacgctttggatactattgtgtataatgcgctacatgataaataa